One window from the genome of Echinicola vietnamensis DSM 17526 encodes:
- a CDS encoding sugar 3,4-ketoisomerase, with protein MTKPYVFHLGETKNASGKLNYWEQSQLPFEVRRAFWITEVPAGGIRGVHAHKSDNQLTVCLQGSVSVALEDLEGNRYEFMLQSTKEALYLPRLVWSSFTFTADSVLLVLSESDFDESDYIRNKEEFDKLKDGHSEKL; from the coding sequence ATGACCAAACCCTATGTTTTTCATCTCGGCGAGACGAAGAATGCATCCGGAAAATTGAACTACTGGGAGCAAAGTCAGCTCCCGTTTGAAGTGAGAAGGGCTTTTTGGATTACGGAAGTACCTGCAGGCGGCATAAGGGGAGTGCATGCCCACAAAAGTGACAACCAGCTTACCGTTTGCCTTCAAGGAAGTGTGAGCGTAGCGTTGGAGGACTTGGAAGGTAATCGGTATGAATTTATGCTTCAAAGTACCAAAGAAGCACTTTATTTACCTCGATTGGTTTGGTCTTCCTTTACTTTTACAGCGGATAGTGTGCTTTTAGTGCTATCTGAGAGCGATTTTGACGAATCGGATTATATAAGAAACAAAGAGGAATTTGATAAGCTTAAAGATGGACATAGCGAAAAACTATGA
- a CDS encoding IMPACT family protein, translating to MEDTFLTLKTSSEGLYKEKGSKFLAFAYPVQDEEEIKERLEALKKKYYDARHHCYAYMLGREQSQFRANDDGEPNHSAGDPILGQIRSHELSDVLIVIIRYFGGTKLGVGGLITAYKTAAAEAIAANEIITAVVTKKVRFHFDYLDMNDVMRLIKDYDLEIIKQDFDNTCSITLRIREKHWEEVTGRLEEIPSFKKID from the coding sequence ATGGAGGACACCTTTTTGACCTTAAAAACCAGTTCAGAGGGCTTATACAAAGAAAAAGGAAGTAAGTTTTTGGCATTTGCTTATCCAGTCCAAGATGAAGAAGAGATCAAAGAGCGATTGGAAGCATTGAAAAAAAAGTACTATGATGCGCGTCACCATTGCTATGCCTACATGTTGGGCCGTGAGCAATCCCAGTTCCGTGCCAATGATGATGGAGAGCCCAACCATTCAGCCGGAGATCCTATTCTCGGGCAGATCCGCTCACACGAGCTCAGTGATGTACTGATCGTCATCATCCGTTATTTTGGCGGCACCAAGTTAGGCGTAGGCGGGCTGATCACGGCTTATAAAACCGCAGCAGCAGAAGCCATCGCCGCAAATGAAATCATTACGGCCGTGGTCACCAAAAAGGTTCGCTTCCATTTTGATTACCTCGACATGAACGATGTCATGCGACTGATCAAAGATTACGACTTGGAAATCATCAAGCAGGACTTTGACAATACCTGTAGCATTACCCTGAGGATAAGGGAAAAACATTGGGAGGAAGTAACCGGCCGCCTGGAAGAGATTCCTTCGTTCAAGAAGATTGATTAG
- the nhaC gene encoding Na+/H+ antiporter NhaC, with the protein MTKPHQKASLGEAMIPILFLIILLVINIRVFGTDSLSGSNQMVLILSSCVASLIAIFRLKISWDTLQKGIVNSIGAAMPSILILLLIGALAGTWLLSGIVPAMIYYGLKILSPGIFLLAACVVSAIVSIATGSSWTTVATVGVALLGIGKALGFEEGVIAGAIISGAYFGDKMSPLSDTTNLAPAMAGTDLFTHIRHMTKTTVPSIVITLIIFGVLGFTIDVSGSVDQVRGISEVISEKFNISGWLFIVPVLVLGMIIKKVPAVPALLAGALLGGVFAVIFQPQIIEGIAGEPTAGYMYQSFKAVMMSLYGDISVTTSNEMVNELLSTGGMAGMLFTIWLIITAMIFGGVMEESGMLQVIAEAVIRKVHSLGSLIASTAATCVFFNLTTSDQYLAILVPGRMYSDIYRKRGLKGENLSRTLEDSATVTSVLVPWNTCGATQASVLGVATLTYAPYCFFNIISPFMTVLYGYLKLGINYYSEEEMREIQKELAV; encoded by the coding sequence ATGACGAAACCTCATCAAAAAGCAAGCCTTGGGGAGGCGATGATTCCCATCTTATTTCTAATTATTTTATTGGTCATTAACATCCGGGTCTTTGGGACCGATAGTTTATCCGGATCTAACCAGATGGTGCTGATCCTCTCCTCATGTGTCGCTTCATTGATTGCAATATTCAGGTTGAAAATTAGCTGGGATACCCTGCAGAAAGGCATTGTTAACAGCATTGGAGCGGCCATGCCATCCATTTTGATTTTGTTGTTGATTGGAGCATTGGCGGGGACATGGCTGTTGAGCGGGATTGTACCGGCCATGATTTATTATGGATTGAAGATCCTGAGTCCTGGAATATTTTTGTTGGCTGCCTGTGTGGTAAGTGCCATTGTTTCCATTGCTACGGGAAGTAGCTGGACCACGGTGGCCACGGTAGGTGTAGCTTTATTGGGGATCGGGAAAGCCTTGGGGTTTGAAGAGGGTGTCATCGCTGGGGCAATTATATCGGGAGCTTATTTCGGGGATAAAATGTCACCGCTTTCGGATACCACTAATCTGGCCCCCGCCATGGCAGGAACGGACTTGTTTACCCACATCCGTCACATGACCAAAACTACCGTGCCATCGATCGTGATTACCTTAATCATATTTGGGGTGTTGGGTTTTACCATTGATGTGAGCGGATCGGTGGATCAGGTGAGAGGGATTTCTGAAGTGATTTCTGAAAAATTTAACATCAGTGGTTGGCTATTTATCGTGCCGGTGTTGGTGTTGGGCATGATCATCAAAAAAGTGCCTGCTGTGCCAGCCTTGCTTGCAGGGGCTTTGCTAGGAGGGGTGTTTGCCGTAATTTTCCAACCGCAGATCATAGAAGGTATTGCTGGTGAACCGACCGCTGGATATATGTACCAATCCTTCAAGGCCGTGATGATGTCCCTCTATGGAGACATAAGCGTAACCACTTCAAATGAAATGGTAAATGAGCTGCTGTCCACCGGTGGCATGGCAGGAATGCTCTTCACCATCTGGCTGATCATCACCGCAATGATCTTTGGAGGGGTGATGGAAGAAAGTGGGATGCTGCAAGTGATCGCTGAGGCAGTCATCAGGAAGGTGCATTCCTTAGGTTCATTGATTGCTTCTACGGCTGCGACATGTGTTTTCTTTAACCTTACTACTTCTGACCAGTATTTGGCGATATTGGTTCCGGGAAGGATGTATTCAGACATTTATAGAAAAAGGGGCTTAAAGGGGGAAAACCTGAGCCGGACCCTGGAGGATAGTGCCACTGTGACTTCCGTGTTGGTGCCTTGGAATACTTGTGGTGCCACACAAGCTTCCGTGCTCGGCGTGGCCACCTTGACCTATGCTCCATATTGTTTTTTTAACATCATCAGTCCATTTATGACTGTTTTGTACGGATACCTAAAGCTTGGTATCAATTATTATTCTGAAGAAGAAATGAGAGAAATCCAAAAAGAACTGGCCGTATGA
- a CDS encoding DUF962 domain-containing protein: protein MAQTNLRKIDQLLEEYGVSHQNQTNKMIHWFCVPAIFFSVVGLIYSIPPGPIGFLQDHLGAFANWATIVLVVVLFYYYSLSPPLALGMFLFAALCLFLANFITIVFPWPLWAVCLVIFLFSWVLQFYGHKIEGKKPSFLKDIQFLLIGPAWLMHFIYKQLGLSY from the coding sequence ATGGCGCAAACTAACTTAAGAAAAATTGATCAATTATTAGAAGAATATGGCGTAAGCCACCAAAATCAAACCAATAAAATGATCCATTGGTTTTGTGTTCCTGCAATATTCTTTAGCGTGGTAGGCCTCATTTACAGCATCCCACCTGGCCCTATCGGCTTTTTACAAGATCATTTGGGAGCCTTTGCCAATTGGGCGACCATCGTATTGGTAGTGGTCTTGTTTTATTACTATTCCCTGTCTCCACCGCTGGCCTTGGGGATGTTTTTATTTGCTGCCCTTTGCCTATTCTTGGCCAATTTTATCACCATTGTTTTCCCTTGGCCATTGTGGGCGGTATGCTTGGTTATTTTCCTGTTTTCTTGGGTTCTGCAGTTTTATGGCCATAAAATTGAAGGGAAAAAACCATCATTTTTAAAGGACATCCAATTCCTGCTGATCGGCCCAGCTTGGTTGATGCATTTTATATATAAGCAACTTGGACTTTCCTATTAA
- a CDS encoding NAD(P)/FAD-dependent oxidoreductase encodes MLSYWEKKNLIQYDLILVGAGFVGLSTAIHYKEKHPGRSVLVLERGVFPSGASTRNAGFACFGSLSEIAEDLENYQEDEAFELVTKRRMGIKNIRSVFGDEAIDYSSCGGFDLIRKQEAHYMEKVEGINALLSSVFGGDVFEEVADPKVFGFSDEVLHVVRNRFEGQLDPAKYIQCLWKRCRELNIQMLTGAEVIRLDEENCRAHVRSYYDEEIVFQSRLMGLCSNAFIGQLLPEVNDYIRPGRGMIMVSEPIKDLRLQGTFHMERGYVYFRNVDGRLLLGGGRNVSEEDETTTERGINEDIKAYLQQLTKDVISPENPVSWEMEWSGTMAFGQSKKPILRQINPRVAVGVRLGGMGVALGWETGKELASLLGD; translated from the coding sequence ATGTTAAGCTATTGGGAGAAGAAGAACCTTATTCAATATGATTTAATCCTTGTGGGAGCCGGATTTGTGGGCTTGTCGACAGCCATTCATTACAAGGAAAAGCATCCAGGAAGATCAGTGCTTGTATTGGAAAGAGGGGTGTTTCCCAGTGGGGCCAGTACCAGAAATGCAGGGTTTGCCTGTTTTGGAAGTTTGAGCGAGATAGCCGAAGATTTGGAAAACTATCAGGAAGATGAAGCGTTCGAACTGGTCACCAAAAGAAGGATGGGGATCAAAAATATCAGAAGTGTTTTCGGTGATGAGGCGATTGATTATTCCTCTTGTGGTGGCTTTGACTTGATCAGGAAGCAGGAAGCACATTACATGGAAAAAGTGGAAGGTATCAATGCCCTCCTCAGTTCAGTATTTGGTGGAGATGTATTTGAAGAAGTGGCCGATCCGAAGGTTTTTGGCTTTTCGGACGAGGTGCTTCATGTGGTGCGGAACCGGTTTGAAGGGCAGCTGGATCCTGCCAAGTATATCCAGTGCCTATGGAAACGCTGTCGGGAGTTAAATATCCAAATGCTCACTGGAGCTGAAGTGATCAGACTTGATGAAGAAAATTGCCGGGCACATGTTCGCTCCTATTATGACGAGGAAATTGTTTTTCAAAGCAGGTTGATGGGACTCTGTTCCAACGCTTTTATTGGCCAATTGCTTCCGGAGGTAAACGATTATATCCGGCCAGGCAGAGGGATGATCATGGTCAGTGAGCCTATTAAAGACCTTCGACTGCAAGGTACGTTCCATATGGAAAGGGGCTATGTTTATTTTAGGAATGTGGATGGCAGACTTTTGCTGGGCGGAGGAAGAAATGTTTCTGAAGAAGATGAAACCACTACTGAAAGGGGCATAAACGAAGATATTAAAGCCTATCTTCAGCAACTGACAAAAGATGTTATTTCGCCTGAAAATCCCGTCTCTTGGGAGATGGAATGGTCCGGTACCATGGCATTCGGGCAGTCCAAGAAGCCTATTTTACGCCAGATTAATCCCCGTGTGGCAGTAGGGGTTAGGCTCGGAGGGATGGGGGTTGCGTTAGGGTGGGAAACCGGAAAAGAGTTAGCTAGTTTACTAGGGGACTGA
- a CDS encoding patatin-like phospholipase family protein, protein MRNRVLHSFPILLLKLHLKKNMALVGIWVLLVLIFLGDFGKVLGIPYLFLDPEYLNKVSWLGFFMMGIGFAIFTMAFHMTTYIMDAARFQFLATLSRPFIRFCVNNSLIPLVVYLVYIFSVIAFQLDNISQDGWGIMGYLLGFAGGSLLMYLMMFGYFALTNKDFFVMFTDSLDKRLRKVNVSRANVIKRYKDRKLAKDTVDTYLDINLKFKKVREDLARFEGHKLLKVFDQNHLNLVIIGVVLVLTILFLGFFREYEFLQFPAAMSVMLIFSILTLMVGALTFWLRSWSTFVVILLFVLLNASSKTPWLNRPHTALGMDYEVEKAPYNLHRMQALLHPDTLKKDKEKTLEILDNWRAKFPKDKPPKMLLIACSGGGQRAALWTLHVLQQMHVHSEGRFMPHTQLITGASGGIVGAAFFRELYLRSLQDPSIQLASSEYREQISSDNLNPIIFTLMVNDLLIRNQYVEYHDRFYLKDRGFAFENQLNKNTGGVLDKPLHAYASPEYHAKIPMMPVAPLIVNDGRKLYISPHHVSYLCVSENSNMPLDEKSQAIDFLRFFHHQDAENLRFISALRMGATFPFVTPNIQLPSDPQMEIMDSGLSDNFGVKDALRFISVFEDWMEANTAGVVLVTIRDSEKNLEIEKKTPPTIMQKLITPLKNIYVNWDNVQTINNETMFNYMKAKVGFELDRIEFEYSTKDFLERQRTTNLTGEVESEDLDVQRASLNWRLTAREKRDILDCIGSIQNQQSLERLSAIFSEKAEKPHDLP, encoded by the coding sequence ATGAGGAATCGTGTTTTACACAGTTTTCCGATATTATTGCTTAAACTTCACCTGAAAAAGAACATGGCATTGGTGGGGATTTGGGTTTTGCTGGTGCTGATATTTTTGGGTGATTTCGGAAAGGTATTGGGGATTCCATATTTGTTTTTGGATCCCGAATACCTGAATAAGGTCTCTTGGCTCGGATTTTTTATGATGGGAATTGGCTTTGCCATTTTCACCATGGCTTTCCATATGACCACTTACATCATGGATGCGGCCAGGTTCCAGTTTCTAGCCACATTGTCCAGGCCTTTTATCAGGTTCTGTGTCAACAACAGCCTCATCCCGCTGGTGGTTTATTTGGTCTATATTTTTAGTGTGATTGCCTTTCAGTTGGATAATATCAGCCAGGACGGTTGGGGCATAATGGGGTATTTACTTGGTTTTGCGGGAGGGAGTTTATTGATGTACTTGATGATGTTTGGATATTTTGCCCTGACCAATAAGGATTTTTTCGTGATGTTTACCGATAGCTTGGACAAGCGGCTCAGGAAAGTAAATGTGTCCCGTGCCAATGTCATCAAGCGCTACAAGGATCGGAAGCTGGCCAAAGACACCGTGGATACTTACCTCGATATCAACCTGAAATTTAAAAAGGTAAGGGAAGACTTGGCCAGGTTTGAGGGACATAAATTATTGAAGGTATTTGATCAGAATCACTTGAACTTGGTGATCATTGGTGTGGTTTTGGTCCTTACAATACTGTTTTTAGGATTTTTCAGGGAATATGAGTTCCTGCAATTTCCAGCCGCCATGAGTGTCATGTTGATTTTTTCCATATTGACCCTGATGGTGGGAGCGCTCACCTTCTGGTTGCGAAGTTGGTCGACGTTTGTGGTCATTTTGCTTTTTGTCCTGTTGAATGCAAGTTCCAAAACACCGTGGTTAAACCGTCCTCATACGGCCCTTGGAATGGATTATGAGGTGGAAAAGGCTCCTTATAACCTGCACCGCATGCAGGCGCTTCTCCATCCGGATACCTTGAAGAAGGACAAAGAGAAGACCTTGGAAATTCTGGACAATTGGCGGGCGAAGTTTCCAAAGGACAAACCTCCCAAAATGCTGCTTATCGCCTGTAGTGGGGGAGGGCAGCGGGCTGCCTTATGGACCTTACATGTGCTGCAGCAGATGCATGTGCACAGTGAAGGGAGGTTTATGCCCCATACCCAGCTGATTACTGGAGCTTCAGGAGGGATAGTGGGAGCAGCTTTTTTCAGGGAATTGTACTTGAGGTCCCTGCAAGATCCATCAATCCAGTTGGCTTCTTCTGAATACCGCGAACAGATATCTTCGGATAATCTTAATCCAATTATTTTCACTTTAATGGTCAATGACCTGTTGATCAGAAATCAATACGTGGAATACCATGACCGGTTTTATTTGAAAGATCGAGGCTTTGCTTTTGAAAATCAGCTGAATAAAAATACCGGTGGTGTTTTGGATAAGCCGCTCCATGCGTATGCAAGTCCGGAATATCACGCAAAAATTCCGATGATGCCAGTGGCACCGCTAATCGTTAACGACGGACGAAAACTATACATTTCTCCTCACCACGTGAGCTATTTGTGCGTGTCTGAAAACTCAAACATGCCCTTAGATGAAAAGAGCCAGGCCATTGATTTTTTAAGGTTCTTTCACCATCAGGATGCTGAAAACTTGAGGTTTATCAGTGCGTTGCGGATGGGGGCGACGTTTCCCTTTGTCACGCCCAATATCCAATTGCCCTCTGATCCCCAAATGGAAATTATGGATTCCGGTTTGTCGGATAATTTTGGGGTGAAGGATGCTTTACGGTTTATCAGCGTTTTTGAGGATTGGATGGAAGCCAACACGGCCGGGGTGGTCTTGGTCACCATTAGGGATTCCGAAAAGAACTTGGAAATCGAGAAGAAGACACCTCCTACGATCATGCAAAAACTGATAACGCCTTTAAAAAACATTTATGTAAACTGGGATAATGTGCAGACGATCAATAACGAAACGATGTTCAACTACATGAAAGCTAAAGTGGGATTTGAACTTGACCGGATAGAATTTGAATACTCTACCAAAGATTTTCTAGAGCGGCAAAGGACCACCAACTTGACGGGTGAAGTAGAAAGCGAAGACCTGGATGTCCAACGGGCATCCTTAAACTGGCGACTAACAGCGAGAGAAAAGCGTGATATATTGGACTGCATCGGTAGCATCCAAAATCAACAGTCACTGGAAAGGCTTTCAGCAATCTTTTCGGAGAAGGCTGAAAAGCCACATGATTTGCCGTAA
- a CDS encoding DUF4494 domain-containing protein, translating to MRTWFLCKVKYAKENEQGLLKNVSEQYLIDAVSFTEAEARIYDMLGSVIRGDFQVTNISKSNIVDVFFYDDIDLWHKCKITYVVADADSGKEKKVTQYMLVTAHDVKEAYERIHESLSNMLVTFRVPDINESPIVEIFPYESEDEELLPPPPSHLKPVSEVKADQARREEVRAENQQNHTSEEEEEGPVEDEAPMEENPSEEEIEIKEEANEEEDHTEDPEEDK from the coding sequence ATGAGAACTTGGTTTTTGTGTAAAGTAAAATACGCGAAAGAAAATGAGCAAGGGCTGCTAAAAAACGTATCAGAACAATACCTTATCGATGCGGTATCTTTTACAGAAGCAGAAGCCCGCATATATGACATGCTGGGAAGTGTCATTCGAGGAGACTTTCAGGTTACCAATATCAGCAAGAGTAATATCGTAGATGTATTCTTTTATGATGACATCGACCTGTGGCACAAGTGTAAAATCACCTATGTGGTGGCCGATGCAGACAGTGGAAAAGAAAAGAAGGTCACCCAGTACATGTTGGTTACCGCGCATGATGTAAAAGAAGCCTATGAGCGGATCCACGAAAGTCTTAGCAACATGCTGGTGACTTTCCGTGTCCCCGATATCAATGAAAGCCCCATCGTGGAAATATTCCCTTATGAAAGCGAAGACGAGGAATTATTACCTCCTCCACCTTCCCACCTTAAGCCTGTCAGCGAAGTGAAAGCTGATCAAGCCCGCAGGGAAGAAGTCCGTGCCGAGAATCAGCAAAACCATACTTCCGAAGAAGAGGAGGAAGGGCCTGTAGAAGATGAAGCCCCTATGGAAGAAAATCCTTCCGAAGAGGAGATCGAAATAAAGGAAGAAGCAAATGAAGAGGAAGATCATACGGAAGATCCAGAAGAGGACAAATAA
- a CDS encoding 3'-5' exonuclease — translation MIPYKISKDEVNELPLGHFEGDIVLIEDEKLVPEAVAELKKYSKIGFDTETRPSFKKGVHHDVSLLQLSTPERAFLFRLNHVGFPTSVRSLLEDPNQVKIGAAVRDDIKALKKLEPSFRQASFFDLNEELKKVGFHNVGVRNLSAMVLNIRISKSEQVSNWEAEELTPKQQLYAATDAWACLEVFNELYSKGYLDPLFSNQSS, via the coding sequence ATGATTCCATATAAAATTAGTAAAGACGAGGTGAATGAGCTTCCATTGGGACATTTTGAGGGAGATATAGTCTTGATTGAAGATGAAAAATTGGTACCGGAAGCAGTAGCAGAACTGAAGAAATATTCCAAAATTGGTTTCGATACCGAAACGCGACCTTCTTTTAAAAAAGGAGTGCATCATGATGTGTCCCTTTTGCAACTTTCCACACCGGAAAGGGCTTTTTTGTTTCGCCTGAACCATGTGGGGTTTCCCACTTCTGTCCGTAGCCTGTTGGAAGATCCCAATCAGGTAAAAATCGGTGCAGCAGTAAGAGATGATATCAAGGCCCTGAAAAAACTGGAGCCATCTTTTCGCCAAGCAAGTTTCTTTGACCTGAACGAAGAACTGAAGAAAGTAGGGTTTCACAATGTAGGCGTTCGTAACCTGAGCGCCATGGTGCTCAATATCCGGATTTCAAAGTCGGAACAGGTATCCAACTGGGAAGCGGAAGAGCTTACGCCAAAGCAGCAGCTGTATGCAGCTACCGATGCGTGGGCCTGTTTGGAGGTTTTCAACGAACTGTACAGCAAAGGATATTTGGATCCGCTCTTTTCTAATCAATCTTCTTGA
- a CDS encoding GNAT family N-acetyltransferase: protein MDIAKNYDFVLQENPPTEHPYFLHDYLIGEGERYFCARLLKKQKVRALIYVVLKADGRAISLNNAPFGGLWTERKISSDSLQYLVAELILALKSLGAHSFRLVQPPSTYDENNPLVHYVLKSQGFQLEGVLLHHFLEDKKYIKGFIHAKASKHKKKVKKLHCTVETGSIKTFNFLKDIKWWRTQRSHEYNVQEEKLIRQVSAYPDRYFLVSLYQEAQAVAHALCVKLTPNSLYYYLPAINPALQQAYTGEALLFEVIRLGESLGVDFIDLGSSDLDGQPNHNLIRYKMKNANNAGNKFIWTLML, encoded by the coding sequence ATGGACATAGCGAAAAACTATGATTTCGTATTACAGGAAAATCCACCTACAGAGCACCCTTATTTTTTACACGACTATTTGATAGGAGAAGGTGAACGGTATTTTTGTGCCCGGTTATTAAAAAAGCAAAAAGTAAGGGCGCTGATCTATGTGGTGCTGAAGGCCGATGGTAGGGCGATTTCCCTGAACAATGCCCCATTTGGCGGCCTTTGGACCGAAAGAAAAATTTCCTCTGACAGTTTGCAGTACTTGGTTGCCGAGCTCATCCTGGCCTTAAAGAGTCTTGGTGCCCATAGCTTCCGATTGGTACAACCGCCCAGTACTTATGATGAAAATAATCCGTTGGTTCATTATGTCTTGAAAAGCCAAGGCTTTCAGCTCGAGGGCGTTTTGCTGCACCATTTTTTAGAAGATAAAAAGTACATAAAGGGCTTTATCCATGCCAAGGCGTCGAAGCACAAAAAGAAAGTTAAAAAACTGCATTGTACAGTTGAAACAGGCAGTATCAAGACCTTTAATTTTTTGAAAGACATAAAATGGTGGCGAACACAGCGCAGCCATGAGTACAATGTTCAGGAAGAAAAGCTGATCCGGCAAGTCAGTGCGTATCCTGATCGTTATTTTTTAGTGTCACTCTATCAGGAAGCGCAAGCCGTCGCCCATGCCCTGTGTGTGAAGTTGACGCCGAATAGTTTATATTATTATTTGCCTGCCATCAATCCTGCTTTACAGCAAGCCTATACAGGTGAGGCGTTGCTTTTTGAAGTAATCCGTTTGGGAGAATCCCTGGGGGTAGATTTTATTGATCTTGGATCTTCTGACTTGGATGGGCAGCCTAACCATAACCTCATTCGCTATAAAATGAAAAATGCGAATAATGCCGGAAATAAGTTTATTTGGACACTAATGTTGTGA
- a CDS encoding cation:proton antiporter, whose translation MISTILASAEIPMLPEIVIIFGLATLVIMLFTRLKVPTIIGFLLTGTIAGPYGLSLVNASATVDVLSEIGIILLLFVIGMEFSLKSLMSIKKAVFVGGSLQVSLTILAATVTAYFFGFDWNVAVFFGFLLALSSTAIVLKLLQEMGQVNNLSGKTILAILIFQDIIIVPMMLFTPMLAGESDNVLLSLFFMAVKGGLVILFTILSAKYLIPQLLFWVAKTRNEELFLLSIIVICFSVAFLTSLLGLSLGLGAFLAGLIISESEYSHHATGKILPFREIFLSFFFVSVGMLFDVTFLFSHIEIIIGILVLVLVFKFIMTVVAVRSIGIDFKEAFIVGFSIFQIGEFSLLLAQEGVEIGLIDQNHYQYFLAVSILTMAITPFVIKNREKLAFKMLDAPLPQKLKTHLSTSTGNISMANMEGEELSDHLVIIGYGLNGRNLSKAAKRAKIPYAIIEMNPETVRAEGEKGEPIIYGDASNEMVLKHVNIHLSRVVVIAISNSDATKSIITAIRLLTQNASIIVRTRYVNEISANLSMGANEVIPEEFETSIEIFTRVLNKYLIAKDDIEDFTEEVRSHNYEMFRATQNRGRDRLNIDLPEINFVSLKVDRDSGQYINKPLKKVNLRENLGVSLVALKREGQTTSHIDGDTKLKFGDIVYVVGKPDGLSEFEKAIGEKDR comes from the coding sequence ATGATTTCGACAATATTAGCTTCGGCTGAAATCCCCATGTTACCTGAAATTGTCATCATCTTTGGATTGGCGACATTGGTAATCATGCTATTTACTCGGCTAAAAGTACCTACCATCATCGGTTTTTTACTTACCGGCACCATTGCAGGCCCCTATGGATTATCCTTGGTCAATGCTTCCGCCACGGTGGATGTACTCAGTGAAATCGGCATTATCCTGCTCCTTTTTGTCATTGGAATGGAATTTTCACTCAAAAGCCTCATGTCCATCAAAAAGGCGGTTTTTGTCGGCGGATCGCTCCAGGTATCCCTCACCATTTTAGCTGCTACCGTTACGGCATATTTCTTTGGATTTGACTGGAATGTAGCGGTGTTCTTTGGCTTTTTGCTCGCCCTGAGCAGTACGGCGATTGTGCTCAAACTGCTGCAGGAAATGGGACAGGTAAACAACCTTTCCGGCAAAACCATTTTGGCCATATTGATTTTTCAGGACATCATCATTGTCCCCATGATGCTGTTTACGCCCATGTTGGCGGGAGAGTCTGACAATGTCCTGCTTTCCTTGTTTTTTATGGCCGTAAAAGGTGGCTTAGTCATTCTTTTCACCATCCTTTCAGCCAAATACCTCATCCCACAATTACTCTTTTGGGTAGCCAAAACCCGAAATGAGGAATTGTTTCTCCTGAGCATCATCGTCATCTGTTTCAGTGTCGCATTTCTTACTTCATTATTGGGACTATCACTGGGACTGGGTGCCTTTTTGGCTGGATTGATCATCAGCGAATCCGAGTACAGCCATCATGCAACCGGGAAAATACTACCCTTTAGGGAGATTTTTCTCAGTTTCTTCTTCGTATCCGTTGGGATGCTATTTGATGTCACTTTTCTCTTTTCGCATATTGAAATCATCATTGGCATCTTGGTGCTGGTATTAGTCTTTAAATTTATCATGACCGTTGTCGCAGTACGCTCCATTGGAATTGACTTTAAAGAAGCTTTTATCGTTGGTTTTTCCATTTTCCAAATCGGGGAATTTTCGCTCTTGCTTGCACAGGAAGGCGTGGAAATTGGCTTGATTGACCAAAACCACTATCAGTATTTTCTGGCAGTATCCATTTTGACCATGGCCATCACGCCCTTTGTCATCAAGAACAGGGAAAAACTGGCCTTCAAAATGTTGGATGCTCCGCTTCCACAGAAACTCAAAACGCACCTTAGCACGTCCACTGGCAACATCTCCATGGCCAATATGGAAGGGGAGGAATTGTCGGATCACTTGGTCATCATCGGCTATGGTCTCAATGGCCGCAACCTTTCCAAAGCCGCCAAAAGGGCCAAAATCCCCTACGCGATCATCGAAATGAACCCTGAAACCGTTCGGGCTGAAGGGGAAAAAGGAGAACCGATCATTTATGGTGATGCCTCCAATGAAATGGTGCTTAAACATGTGAACATCCACTTGTCCCGAGTGGTCGTCATCGCCATTTCCAATTCTGATGCTACCAAGAGCATCATTACCGCCATCCGGCTCCTCACCCAGAATGCCTCCATCATCGTCCGTACCCGCTATGTCAATGAAATATCTGCTAACCTTTCCATGGGTGCCAATGAAGTCATTCCTGAGGAATTTGAAACTTCCATTGAGATTTTCACGCGGGTACTGAACAAATACCTGATCGCTAAAGATGATATTGAGGACTTCACAGAAGAGGTCCGGTCGCACAACTATGAAATGTTCCGAGCCACCCAAAACAGAGGGCGGGATAGGCTAAATATCGATCTGCCAGAAATTAATTTTGTCTCGCTAAAAGTAGATCGGGATAGTGGCCAATACATTAACAAACCGCTCAAAAAGGTGAATTTAAGAGAAAACCTCGGCGTCAGCTTGGTTGCCTTAAAAAGGGAAGGCCAAACCACTTCTCATATTGATGGGGATACCAAATTGAAATTTGGTGATATCGTATACGTGGTAGGAAAACCAGACGGGCTCAGTGAATTTGAGAAAGCCATTGGTGAAAAGGATCGATGA